Below is a window of Micromonospora chersina DNA.
CCGAAGGGCCGGCGGAGCAGGGCTGACATGGCCAACGTCTGCGTGTTCTGCGCGTCCTCACGTACCCTCGACGCCCGCTGGCTGGACCTGGCCACCGAGACCGGCGCGGCGCTCGCCCGGCGCGGGCACACCCTGGTCAGCGGCGGCGGGTGCGTGGGGATGATGGGCGCGGTGGCCGACGGGGCGCGGGCAGCCGGCGGCCGGACGCTTGGTGTCATCCCGCAGGCCCTGGTCGATTTGGAGGTCGCCGACCTGGCCTCCGACGAGCTGCTGGTCACCGACGGGATGGCCAGCCGCAAGACCCTGATGATCGACAAGTCGGACGCGTTCGTCGCCCTGCCCGGCGGGCTCGGCACCCTGGACGAGCTGTTCGAGGTCTGGACGACCGCCACCCTGGCCATGCACGCCAAGCCCATGGTGCTGGTGGACGCCGACGGCTTCTACCGCCCCCTCCTCGACTGGCTGCGCACCCTTGCCGACCAGCACTTCCTCAAGCCCGCCGGCCTGGACCTCCTCCTGGTGGCCGACACGCTCCCGGAAGCCCTCGACCTCCTGGACGCCCGCCTCATCTGACCCGCCCCCGCTGGTCGCGCCCACCGCGGTCGATCATGAGGTTGACGGCGGAGTTGATCTCCCTGGATGCCGCCAACCTCATGATCGACGTGAGCTGGCGTGGGGCGGCGGGCGGCGGGTTTTCCGGTGTCGTACCGGCGTGGTGGGATGTCGGGGATGCAGGCGTACCGGTTGGTGCGCCGGCCCGGTGGTGTGGGGGCGGGGGTCCCCCAGGTCGCCGGGGCGGGGCAGGGGGGTGGTCGGTCCGGTGGGCCGGCCGGCACGGAGCCGCGATCCGGGGGGTCCGCGGGCGATGCCGCGCACCCGCCGCCGCTCCGGCCGGATCCCGTGCAGGCCGAGGTCGTCGCGCACACCGACGGGCCGATGCTGGTCGTCGGCGGCCCCGGCACCGGCAAGACCGGCACCCTGGTCGAGGCGGTCGCGGCCCGGGTGGCCGAGGGCGTCGACCCGGAGCACGTCCTGGTGCTGACCTTCGGCCGGCGGGGCGCCACCGACCTGCGCCACCGGATCGAGGCGCGGATCGCCGGCGACGGCCACCGCGTCGTCCGCGAGCCGCTGGTGCGCACCTTCCCGGCGTACGCCTTCGGGCTGCTCCGCCGCGCCGCCGCCGAGCGCGGCGAACCCTCGCCCCGGCTGCTCACCGGCCCCGAGCAGGATCTGATCATCCGCGAGCTGCTCGACGTGGTGGGCGAGGAGCCGGGTGACGACCCGGTCGGGTGGCCGGAGGATCTGCTCCCGGCACTGCGCACCCGGGCCTTCGCGCAGCAGCTCCGCGACCTGCTCATGCGCGCCGCGGAGCGGGGCGTCGGCCCCGTCGAGCTGGCCCGGCTGGGGGAGAAGCTGGGTCGCGCCGACTGGCCGGCCGCCGCCCGCTTCCTCAGGGAGTACGTGGCCGTCCTCGCCCTGCGCGACGTGAGCAACCGGGGCTCCATCGCGTACGACCCCGCCGAGCTGGTCCGGGCCGCCACCGGCATGCTCCTCGACGACCCGGAGCTGCTGGCCGCCGAGCGCCGCCGGCTGGCCCACGTCTACGTCGACGAGCTGGCCGACACCGACCCCGCCCAGCTCGACCTGCTCGCCGTCGTGGCCGGCGGCGGCAAGTCCCTGGTCGCCTTCGCCGACCCGGACTCCTCCACGTACGCCTTCCGCGGCGCCGACCCCACCGGGGTCACCACCTTCCCGCACCGGTTCCGCACCGCCTCCGGCGCGCCGGCCGCCCAGGTCACGCTGACCACCTCCTACCGGGCCGGCCCGCGGCTGCTGGCGGCGACCGCCCGACTGGCCCGCCGGCTGCGCGGGCCGGCGGCGCACCGGCGGCTGCGCCCGCTCCCCGACGCGCCACCCGGCACCGTGGAGGTACGCACCTTCCGCTCGGCCACCAGCGAGTCCGCCTGGCTGGCCCACGCCCTGCGCGAGGCACACCTGCTCGACGGCGTGCCCTGGTCCCGCATGGCGGTGCTGGTCCGCTCCACCGGCCGTCAGCTGCCCTCGCTGCGGCGCGCCCTGCACACCGCCGGGGTGCCGACCGTGGTGCACGGCGAGGACCTGCCGCTGCACCTCCAGCCCGGCGTGGCCCCGCTGCTGCTCCTGCTCCGCTGCGCGCTCGACCCCGACCGGCTCGACGAGGAGTCGGCGGTCGCCCTGCTGCACTCGCCGCTGGGCGGCGCGGACCCGCTCGCCGAGCGGCGGCTGCGCCAGGGGCTGCGGGCGCTCGCGCTGGCCGCCGGCGACCGCCGCCCCTCCGGCGAGCTGATCGTGGAGGCGCTACGCGACCCGGCCGAGCTGGCCACCGTCGAGCGGCGCTGGGCCGCCCCGGCGCAGGCCGTGGCGCACCTGCTGGACACCGCCCGGCAGGCCGCCGCCACCCCCGGGGCGACCGCCGAGGACGTGCTCTGGGCGGTGTGGCGCGAGAGCGGCCTCGCCGAGCGCTGGGCCGGTGCGATCACCCGCGGCCGGGCGGCCACCGGGGAGCACGAGACCGCGCAGCGCTGGCGGGCCGAGGCCGCCGACCGCGACCTTGACGCCGTCATGGTCCTCTTCGACGCGGCGGCCCGGTTCACCGACCGGCTGCCCGGCGCGCGCACCGAGGTCTTCCTCGACCACGTGCTCGGCCAGGAGCTGCCGGCCGACACGCTCGCCGCCAGTGCCGACCGGGGCGAGGCCGTACGCCTGCTCACCGCGCACGCCGCCAAGGGCCTGGAGTGGGACCTGGTGGCCGTCGCCGGGGTACAGGAGGGCGTCTGGCCGGACCTGCGGCTTCGCGGCAGCCTGCTCGGCTCCGAGCGGCTGGTCGACGTGCTGGCCGGGCGCGCCGACGGCGCCGGGCTGCGGGCCAGCCTGGTCGGGCAGACCTCGGCGCTGCTGGACGAGGAGCGCCGGCTGTTCCACGTCGCCGTGAGCCGGGCCCGGC
It encodes the following:
- a CDS encoding ATP-dependent helicase, encoding MQAYRLVRRPGGVGAGVPQVAGAGQGGGRSGGPAGTEPRSGGSAGDAAHPPPLRPDPVQAEVVAHTDGPMLVVGGPGTGKTGTLVEAVAARVAEGVDPEHVLVLTFGRRGATDLRHRIEARIAGDGHRVVREPLVRTFPAYAFGLLRRAAAERGEPSPRLLTGPEQDLIIRELLDVVGEEPGDDPVGWPEDLLPALRTRAFAQQLRDLLMRAAERGVGPVELARLGEKLGRADWPAAARFLREYVAVLALRDVSNRGSIAYDPAELVRAATGMLLDDPELLAAERRRLAHVYVDELADTDPAQLDLLAVVAGGGKSLVAFADPDSSTYAFRGADPTGVTTFPHRFRTASGAPAAQVTLTTSYRAGPRLLAATARLARRLRGPAAHRRLRPLPDAPPGTVEVRTFRSATSESAWLAHALREAHLLDGVPWSRMAVLVRSTGRQLPSLRRALHTAGVPTVVHGEDLPLHLQPGVAPLLLLLRCALDPDRLDEESAVALLHSPLGGADPLAERRLRQGLRALALAAGDRRPSGELIVEALRDPAELATVERRWAAPAQAVAHLLDTARQAAATPGATAEDVLWAVWRESGLAERWAGAITRGRAATGEHETAQRWRAEAADRDLDAVMVLFDAAARFTDRLPGARTEVFLDHVLGQELPADTLAASADRGEAVRLLTAHAAKGLEWDLVAVAGVQEGVWPDLRLRGSLLGSERLVDVLAGRADGAGLRASLVGQTSALLDEERRLFHVAVSRARRRLLVTAVASAAVGGDDHEEQPSRFLHELAAIDPPAVGGGGTAPPGPDPGPRPSGPTGGTPTGHGPTGGAPTGGASTGHGPTGGAAAGVAPDGPVPVGDEDPQDGTPGALPVTLPPRGLTLSALVAELRTAVTDPAAPVTRRRAAAAELARLAAAGVPGAHPDDWWGLRGLSDDRPLVDEGEPVRVTPSAMESALRCSLRWLLERHGGSAPASAAQGVGNLVHAAAMLAEDASVDRTALLEYVAARFDAIELAARWMVGPERARAEAMVDKLLRWLAGNPRRLLAIEHEFAVRLDDPRRPVELTGRVDRLEVDADGRLVVIDLKTGKSTAVTEREVAEHPQLGAYQAAVEAGAFADFGEESGGAALVQLGTGAKDAKEQAQPAAGEGPEAGWATALVRRTADTMAAATFAAVANSKCRVCPVRTSCPVSGQGRQVVEPPTEQP
- a CDS encoding TIGR00730 family Rossman fold protein, whose translation is MANVCVFCASSRTLDARWLDLATETGAALARRGHTLVSGGGCVGMMGAVADGARAAGGRTLGVIPQALVDLEVADLASDELLVTDGMASRKTLMIDKSDAFVALPGGLGTLDELFEVWTTATLAMHAKPMVLVDADGFYRPLLDWLRTLADQHFLKPAGLDLLLVADTLPEALDLLDARLI